A region of Pseudomonas saponiphila DNA encodes the following proteins:
- a CDS encoding Hsp70 family protein, producing MNNATPARACGIDFGTSNSTVGWLRPGEETLIALEDDKITLPSVVFFNIEERRPVYGRLALHEYLEGYEGRLMRSLKSLLGSKLIKHDTSVLGTAMPFKDLLGLFIGQLKSRAEAAAGREFEQVVLGRPVFFVDDDAAADQEAEDTLVEVARKIGFKDVSFQYEPIAAAFDYESTIEREELVLIVDIGGGTSDFSLVRLSPERRGVDNRHDDILATGGVHVGGTDFDKQLSLQGVMPLFGYGSRMKSGAYMPTSHHMNLATWHTINSVYSQKSQLALGSMRYDIEDTGGIDRLFKLIEQRAGHWLAMEVEETKIQLTHAENRLVALDRIERDLCVDLSRALFESSIDGLLERIRTSVTQLLSDADVGVGQVDTVFFTGGSSGIPALRQSVAAMLPNAHHVEGNIFGSIGSGLAIEAKKRYG from the coding sequence ATGAACAACGCCACCCCGGCCCGGGCCTGCGGCATTGACTTCGGTACCTCCAACTCCACCGTCGGCTGGCTGCGCCCCGGCGAGGAAACGCTGATCGCCCTGGAGGACGACAAGATCACCCTGCCTTCGGTGGTGTTCTTCAATATCGAGGAGCGCCGTCCGGTGTACGGCCGCCTGGCACTGCACGAATACCTGGAAGGCTACGAAGGCCGGCTGATGCGCTCGCTGAAAAGCCTGCTGGGCTCCAAGCTGATCAAGCACGACACCAGCGTGCTGGGCACCGCCATGCCCTTCAAGGACCTCTTGGGGCTGTTCATCGGCCAGCTGAAAAGCCGCGCCGAAGCCGCCGCCGGTCGGGAATTCGAGCAAGTGGTACTGGGCCGCCCGGTGTTCTTCGTCGATGACGACGCCGCCGCCGACCAGGAAGCCGAAGACACCCTGGTGGAAGTGGCGCGCAAGATCGGCTTCAAGGACGTGTCCTTCCAGTACGAACCGATCGCCGCGGCCTTCGACTACGAGTCCACCATTGAGCGCGAAGAGCTGGTGCTGATCGTCGACATCGGCGGCGGTACTTCGGACTTCTCCCTGGTGCGCCTGTCCCCCGAACGCCGTGGCGTCGACAACCGTCACGACGACATCCTCGCCACCGGCGGCGTGCACGTCGGCGGCACCGACTTCGACAAGCAGTTGAGCCTGCAGGGCGTGATGCCGCTGTTCGGCTACGGCAGCCGGATGAAGAGCGGCGCCTACATGCCCACCAGCCACCACATGAACCTGGCGACCTGGCACACCATCAACTCGGTGTACTCGCAAAAGTCCCAGCTGGCCCTGGGCAGCATGCGCTACGACATCGAGGACACCGGCGGCATCGACCGCCTGTTCAAGCTGATCGAGCAACGCGCCGGGCACTGGCTGGCCATGGAAGTGGAAGAAACCAAGATCCAGCTGACCCACGCCGAGAACCGCCTGGTGGCCCTGGACCGCATCGAGCGCGACCTCTGCGTCGACCTGAGCCGGGCGCTGTTCGAATCGTCGATCGACGGCCTGCTGGAACGCATCCGCACCAGCGTCACCCAGTTGCTGAGTGACGCCGATGTCGGCGTGGGTCAGGTCGATACGGTGTTCTTCACCGGCGGCTCCAGCGGCATTCCGGCGCTGCGCCAGAGCGTGGCGGCCATGCTGCCCAATGCCCATCACGTGGAAGGCAACATCTTCGGCAGCATCGGCAGCGGCCTGGCGATCGAGGCCAAGAAGCGTTACGGATAA
- a CDS encoding DnaJ C-terminal domain-containing protein: protein MDFKDYYKILGVEPTADDKAIKAAYRKLARKYHPDVSKEKDAEAKFKDASEAYEALKSADKRAEYDDLRKYGQHGQPFQGPPGWQSRGGFGGGDGGDFSDFFSSIFGNRGPGFGGPEQRRSSGRRGQDVEMELPIFLEETLSTESKKISFQVPQYNAAGQHVSNTSKSLNVKIPAGVTDGERIRLKGQGAPGVGGGANGDLYLTIRFAPHPKFDVEGENLIITLPLAPWELALGTEVAVPTLTGKINLKVPAGSQNGQRMRAKGHGLLNKAGQRGYLFVQLKAVMPKHTGDDVKALWQELAKKAAFDPRENF from the coding sequence ATGGACTTCAAAGACTATTACAAGATTCTCGGCGTGGAGCCGACAGCGGACGACAAGGCGATCAAGGCCGCCTATCGCAAGCTGGCGCGCAAGTACCACCCCGACGTCAGTAAGGAAAAGGATGCCGAGGCCAAGTTCAAGGATGCCTCGGAAGCCTACGAGGCGCTGAAAAGCGCCGACAAGCGCGCCGAATACGACGACCTGCGCAAGTACGGCCAGCATGGCCAGCCCTTCCAGGGGCCGCCGGGCTGGCAGAGCCGTGGCGGCTTTGGCGGTGGCGATGGTGGTGACTTCTCGGACTTCTTCAGTTCGATCTTTGGTAACCGGGGGCCAGGATTCGGCGGCCCGGAACAGCGCCGCAGCAGCGGTCGTCGTGGACAGGATGTGGAAATGGAACTGCCGATCTTTCTTGAGGAAACCCTGTCGACCGAGTCGAAGAAGATCAGCTTCCAGGTGCCGCAGTACAACGCCGCCGGCCAGCATGTGAGCAATACCAGCAAGAGCCTGAACGTGAAGATTCCGGCCGGGGTCACCGACGGCGAGCGCATCCGCCTCAAGGGCCAGGGCGCGCCTGGCGTGGGCGGCGGAGCCAATGGCGACCTGTACCTGACCATTCGCTTCGCGCCGCATCCGAAGTTCGATGTCGAAGGCGAGAACCTGATCATCACACTGCCGCTGGCCCCCTGGGAGCTGGCGCTGGGGACCGAGGTGGCGGTGCCGACCCTGACCGGCAAGATCAACCTCAAGGTTCCGGCCGGCAGCCAGAACGGCCAGCGCATGCGCGCCAAGGGCCACGGCCTGCTGAACAAGGCCGGCCAGCGTGGCTACCTGTTCGTCCAGCTCAAGGCGGTGATGCCCAAGCACACCGGCGACGACGTCAAGGCCTTGTGGCAGGAACTGGCGAAGAAGGCGGCGTTCGACCCTCGGGAAAATTTCTGA
- a CDS encoding chaperone modulator CbpM, with product MMSTLIVQLDMEEFCEVADLSAAYVIEIVEHGILEPQGTAPQNWRFSDVELSLAKRAAKLRRDLDLEWEGVALALDLLDEVRQLRAENQMLRQRLGRLLLD from the coding sequence ATCATGAGCACACTGATCGTTCAGCTGGACATGGAAGAATTCTGTGAAGTGGCCGACCTGTCGGCGGCCTACGTGATCGAAATCGTCGAGCACGGCATCCTCGAACCTCAGGGGACGGCGCCCCAGAATTGGCGTTTCAGTGACGTCGAGCTGTCCCTGGCCAAGCGCGCGGCCAAGCTGCGCCGCGACCTTGATCTGGAGTGGGAGGGGGTCGCCCTGGCCCTGGACCTGCTGGACGAAGTGCGGCAACTGCGGGCGGAGAACCAGATGCTCAGGCAGCGCCTGGGGCGCCTGCTGCTGGATTGA
- a CDS encoding sensor histidine kinase: protein MRLSDFIVQHVEQIVDEWEQFARTLAPGCLTRSDLRDHSRSILLAAARDMRTSQSPGEQLAKARGEGPDKSPSLDAAAASHGELRHHVGFDLVQMTSEFRHLRACVIRLWVASLATPDLEQLQDMIRFNEAIDEALAESTTAYAEQVSRSRDIFLAILGHDLRAPLQAVSMSTEMLARKVPLDEDAQAFVSRIKTGTRHMGAMVSDLLEFVRSRLGNGLPIDPAPMDLASAARAAMDEACAGQPDCMPLLSFEGDSHGIWDRARIEQMLQNLIGNALQHGSNRRTVTVTLTGGAEQVLLTVHNYGAPIPQEALATLFDPLVRSADEELGSTSTSLGLGLFIVKEVVTAHQGSIEVSSSQSDGTTFTITLPRVSRATS, encoded by the coding sequence ATGCGCCTGTCCGATTTCATCGTCCAGCACGTTGAGCAAATCGTTGATGAATGGGAACAATTTGCCAGGACCCTGGCCCCTGGCTGCCTGACCCGCAGCGACCTGCGGGATCACTCGCGATCGATTCTGCTGGCCGCCGCCCGGGACATGCGCACCAGCCAGAGCCCGGGGGAGCAATTGGCCAAGGCCAGGGGCGAAGGCCCGGACAAGTCACCGAGCCTGGATGCGGCCGCCGCCAGCCATGGCGAACTGCGCCATCACGTAGGTTTCGACCTGGTGCAAATGACGTCGGAGTTCCGCCACTTGCGGGCCTGTGTGATCCGCTTGTGGGTCGCCAGCCTGGCAACCCCGGACCTGGAACAGCTGCAGGACATGATCCGCTTCAACGAGGCGATCGACGAAGCCCTGGCCGAATCCACCACCGCCTATGCCGAGCAGGTCAGCCGTTCACGGGACATCTTCCTGGCGATTCTGGGCCACGATCTGCGGGCGCCGCTGCAAGCGGTGAGCATGTCCACCGAGATGCTGGCGCGCAAAGTGCCGCTGGATGAGGACGCCCAGGCCTTTGTCTCACGCATCAAGACCGGCACCCGACACATGGGCGCCATGGTCAGCGATTTGCTGGAGTTCGTCCGCAGTCGGCTGGGCAACGGCCTGCCCATCGACCCCGCGCCCATGGACCTGGCCAGCGCGGCCAGGGCGGCCATGGACGAAGCCTGCGCGGGCCAGCCCGACTGCATGCCGCTGTTGAGCTTTGAAGGGGACAGCCACGGCATCTGGGACCGCGCCCGCATCGAGCAGATGCTGCAGAACCTGATCGGCAATGCCTTGCAGCACGGCAGCAACCGCCGCACCGTCACCGTGACCCTCACCGGCGGCGCCGAGCAAGTGCTGCTGACCGTTCACAACTACGGCGCCCCCATCCCCCAGGAAGCCCTGGCCACCCTGTTTGACCCGCTGGTGCGCAGCGCCGACGAGGAACTGGGCAGTACCAGCACCAGCCTTGGCCTGGGCCTGTTCATCGTCAAGGAAGTGGTGACGGCGCACCAGGGCAGCATCGAAGTCAGTTCCAGCCAGAGCGACGGCACCACCTTCACCATCACCCTGCCAAGGGTCTCCCGCGCCACCTCGTAG
- the ureC gene encoding urease subunit alpha translates to MKISREAYADMFGPTVGDKVRLADTELWIEVEKDFTTYGEEVKFGGGKVIRDGMGQSQLLACDVVDTLITNALIIDHWGIVKADVGLKDGRIAAIGKAGNPDIQPDVTIAIGASTEVIAGEGMILTAGGIDTHIHFICPQQIEEALMSGVTTMIGGGTGPATGTNATTCTSGPWHMARMLQAADAFPMNIGFTGKGNASLPEPLIEQVKAGAIGLKLHEDWGSTPASIDNCLSVADAYDVQVAIHTDTLNESGFVETTLGAFKGRTIHTYHTEGAGGGHAPDIIKACGFANVLPSSTNPTRPFTRNTIDEHLDMLMVCHHLDPSIAEDVAFAESRIRRETIAAEDILHDLGAFSMISSDSQAMGRVGEVVTRTWQTADKMHRQRGPLPGDGPGNSNFRVKRYIAKYTINPAITHGISHEVGSIEVGKWADLVLWRPAFFGVKPTLILKGGAIAASLMGDANASIPTPQPVHYRPMFASYGGSRHATSLIFISQAAMDAGVPEQLGLKKRIAVVKGCRTVQKSDLIHNDYLPNIEVDPQTYQVKADGVLLWCEPADVLPMAQRYFLF, encoded by the coding sequence ATGAAGATTTCCCGTGAGGCCTACGCCGACATGTTCGGCCCCACCGTGGGTGACAAGGTACGCCTGGCCGACACCGAGTTGTGGATCGAAGTGGAAAAGGACTTCACCACCTACGGTGAAGAAGTGAAGTTCGGCGGCGGCAAGGTGATCCGCGATGGCATGGGCCAGAGCCAACTGCTGGCGTGCGATGTGGTGGATACCCTGATCACCAACGCGCTGATCATCGATCACTGGGGCATCGTCAAGGCCGATGTCGGCCTCAAGGACGGACGCATCGCCGCCATCGGCAAGGCTGGCAATCCGGATATCCAGCCCGACGTGACCATCGCCATCGGCGCCAGCACCGAGGTGATCGCCGGCGAGGGCATGATCCTCACCGCCGGCGGCATCGACACCCACATCCACTTCATCTGCCCGCAGCAGATCGAAGAAGCGCTGATGAGCGGCGTCACCACCATGATCGGCGGCGGCACCGGACCGGCCACCGGAACCAACGCCACCACCTGCACCTCGGGCCCCTGGCACATGGCGCGCATGCTCCAGGCCGCGGACGCCTTCCCGATGAACATCGGTTTTACCGGCAAGGGCAACGCCAGCCTGCCGGAGCCCTTGATCGAGCAAGTCAAGGCCGGGGCCATCGGCCTCAAGTTGCACGAGGACTGGGGCAGCACCCCGGCCAGCATCGACAATTGCCTGAGCGTGGCCGATGCGTACGACGTGCAGGTGGCGATCCACACCGACACCCTCAACGAGTCCGGCTTCGTCGAAACCACCCTGGGCGCCTTCAAGGGGCGCACCATCCACACCTACCACACCGAAGGCGCCGGCGGCGGCCACGCCCCGGACATCATCAAGGCCTGCGGCTTTGCCAACGTGTTGCCCAGCTCCACCAACCCGACCAGGCCCTTCACTCGCAACACCATCGACGAACACCTGGACATGCTGATGGTCTGCCATCACCTGGACCCGAGCATCGCCGAAGACGTGGCCTTCGCCGAAAGCCGCATCCGCCGCGAGACCATCGCCGCCGAGGACATCCTCCACGACCTGGGGGCGTTCTCGATGATCAGCTCCGACAGCCAGGCCATGGGCCGGGTCGGCGAGGTGGTGACCCGCACCTGGCAGACCGCCGACAAGATGCACCGCCAGCGCGGCCCGCTGCCGGGCGACGGCCCGGGCAACAGCAACTTCCGGGTCAAGCGCTACATCGCCAAGTACACCATCAACCCGGCGATCACCCATGGCATCAGCCATGAAGTGGGCTCCATCGAAGTCGGCAAGTGGGCTGACCTGGTGCTCTGGCGCCCGGCGTTTTTCGGAGTCAAGCCGACCCTGATCCTCAAGGGCGGGGCGATTGCCGCGAGCCTGATGGGCGATGCCAACGCCTCGATCCCGACCCCGCAGCCGGTGCACTACCGGCCGATGTTCGCCAGTTACGGCGGCAGCCGCCACGCCACCAGCCTGATCTTCATCAGCCAGGCGGCAATGGATGCCGGAGTGCCGGAACAACTGGGCCTGAAGAAACGCATCGCCGTGGTCAAGGGCTGTCGCACGGTGCAAAAGAGCGACCTGATCCATAACGACTACCTGCCGAACATCGAGGTCGACCCGCAGACCTATCAGGTCAAGGCCGATGGCGTTTTGCTGTGGTGCGAACCGGCGGATGTGCTGCCCATGGCCCAGCGCTATTTCCTCTTCTGA
- a CDS encoding urease subunit beta, producing MIPGQYQIQPGEIELNVGRRTLSLKVSNSGDRPIQVGSHYHFFETNDALTFDRAASRGMRLNIAAGTAVRFEPGQTREVELVELAGKRRVFGFAGRIMGEL from the coding sequence ATGATTCCTGGCCAATACCAGATCCAGCCCGGCGAGATCGAACTCAACGTCGGGCGCCGCACCTTGAGCCTGAAGGTGTCCAACAGCGGCGACCGGCCGATCCAGGTCGGCTCGCACTATCACTTTTTCGAAACCAACGACGCCCTGACCTTCGACCGCGCCGCCAGCCGCGGCATGCGCCTGAACATCGCCGCCGGCACCGCGGTGCGCTTCGAACCGGGCCAGACCCGGGAAGTGGAACTGGTGGAGCTGGCCGGCAAGCGCCGGGTGTTCGGCTTTGCCGGACGCATCATGGGTGAGCTCTGA
- a CDS encoding GNAT family N-acetyltransferase: MNAAQLRRVHGESFAHYRQGLIDLLLDSVQHGASVGFMADLDDSQARAYLSSVQAGVEDGSLLLWVVVHDERVLASVQLALCMKANGRNRAEVQKLMVLHSARRRGLGQQLMNALEQVARQHRRGLLYLDTEAGSAAEEFYRALGYTRVGELPNYCQSPDGTYTPTAIYYKTLGQPL, translated from the coding sequence ATGAACGCCGCCCAACTGCGCCGAGTCCATGGAGAAAGCTTTGCCCATTACCGTCAGGGCCTTATCGACCTGCTGCTGGACTCGGTGCAACACGGCGCGTCCGTCGGCTTCATGGCCGACCTGGATGACAGCCAGGCCCGGGCCTACCTCAGCAGCGTGCAGGCCGGGGTCGAGGACGGCAGCCTGCTGCTGTGGGTGGTGGTGCATGACGAGAGGGTCCTGGCCAGCGTGCAATTGGCGCTGTGCATGAAGGCCAACGGGCGCAACCGCGCCGAAGTGCAAAAGCTCATGGTGCTGCACAGCGCCCGGCGGCGCGGCCTGGGCCAGCAACTGATGAACGCCCTGGAACAGGTCGCCCGCCAGCACCGACGCGGGCTGCTGTACCTGGACACCGAGGCCGGCTCGGCGGCGGAGGAGTTCTACCGTGCCCTGGGGTACACCCGGGTCGGCGAACTGCCCAACTACTGCCAGAGCCCGGACGGCACCTACACCCCTACCGCCATCTACTACAAGACCCTGGGACAACCGCTATGA
- a CDS encoding GNAT family N-acetyltransferase: MTYRIRDALHADLPAIRDIYNDAVLNTTAIWNDTPVDLGNRQAWFSARQGQGYPILVIVNAEEQVLGYASFGDWRPFDGFRHTVEHSVYVRRDQRGNGLGPQLMAVLLERARGCDKHVMVAAIESANSASIRLHERLGFIITGQMPQVGTKFGRWLDLTFMQLTLNPGALPPAPHQE; encoded by the coding sequence ATGACCTATCGCATCCGTGATGCGCTGCACGCCGACCTGCCGGCGATCCGCGACATCTACAACGACGCCGTGCTCAATACCACGGCGATCTGGAACGACACCCCGGTGGACCTGGGCAACCGCCAGGCCTGGTTCAGCGCGCGCCAGGGCCAGGGCTATCCGATCCTGGTGATTGTCAACGCCGAGGAGCAGGTGCTCGGCTACGCTTCCTTCGGCGACTGGCGGCCCTTCGACGGCTTTCGCCACACCGTGGAACACTCGGTCTACGTGCGTCGCGACCAGCGCGGCAATGGCCTGGGTCCACAACTGATGGCGGTGCTGCTGGAGCGCGCCCGTGGCTGTGACAAGCACGTGATGGTGGCCGCCATCGAGAGCGCCAACAGCGCCTCGATCCGTCTGCATGAGCGCCTCGGTTTCATCATTACCGGGCAGATGCCCCAGGTGGGCACCAAGTTCGGGCGCTGGCTGGACCTGACCTTCATGCAACTGACTCTCAACCCCGGGGCACTGCCGCCCGCCCCTCACCAGGAGTGA
- a CDS encoding urease subunit gamma, translating to MDLTPREKDKLLIFTAGLVAERRLARGLKLNYPEAMAYISAALLEGARDGQSVADLMHYGTTLLSREQVMEGIPEMIPEIQVEATFPDGTKLVTVHQPIA from the coding sequence ATGGACCTGACCCCACGCGAAAAAGACAAGCTGCTGATCTTCACCGCCGGCCTGGTGGCCGAGCGGCGACTGGCCCGCGGCCTCAAGCTCAACTACCCGGAAGCCATGGCCTACATCTCCGCCGCGCTGCTCGAAGGCGCCCGGGACGGCCAGAGCGTGGCCGACCTCATGCACTACGGCACCACCCTGCTCAGCCGCGAACAGGTAATGGAAGGCATCCCGGAGATGATCCCGGAGATCCAGGTGGAGGCCACCTTCCCCGACGGCACCAAGCTGGTCACTGTCCACCAACCCATCGCCTGA
- a CDS encoding urease accessory protein UreD: MNSPAATALFTPSWHAELELAYARFGAGTRPVLRRHLGPLRVQKHLYAEGPEVCQHIIVHPPGGIAGGDRLAISARVERDAWAQLTSPGAAKWYRANSPAGQTLDLQVAPGATLEWLPQETIVFSAAQAELTTRIDLQGDARLFYWDIVALGRPASGERFEHGHFQAHLDIRRDGRPLWHERQRISGDDGLLDSPIGLDGQPVFATLLVTGDLDSPLLERCRSLQHPVRGDLSQLPGLLVARCLASEALLARAWLIDLWRLLRPALLGREAVPPRIWNT, translated from the coding sequence ATGAACTCACCTGCCGCCACCGCCCTGTTCACCCCCAGCTGGCACGCCGAGCTGGAACTGGCCTACGCCCGCTTCGGCGCCGGCACGCGCCCGGTCCTGCGCCGCCACCTGGGCCCGCTGCGGGTGCAGAAGCACCTGTATGCCGAAGGCCCCGAGGTCTGCCAGCACATCATCGTCCACCCGCCCGGAGGCATCGCCGGCGGCGACCGGCTGGCCATCAGTGCCCGGGTCGAGCGCGACGCCTGGGCCCAGTTGACCAGCCCTGGCGCCGCCAAGTGGTATCGCGCCAACAGCCCGGCCGGGCAGACCCTGGACCTGCAAGTAGCGCCGGGGGCGACCCTGGAATGGCTGCCCCAGGAAACCATCGTCTTCAGCGCCGCCCAGGCCGAACTGACGACCCGGATCGACCTGCAAGGCGATGCCCGGCTGTTCTATTGGGACATCGTCGCCCTCGGCCGCCCGGCCAGCGGCGAGCGCTTCGAGCACGGACATTTCCAGGCCCACCTGGATATCCGCCGCGACGGCCGGCCGCTGTGGCATGAGCGCCAGCGCATCAGCGGCGACGACGGCCTGCTGGATTCGCCCATCGGCCTGGACGGCCAGCCGGTGTTCGCCACCTTGCTGGTGACCGGCGACCTCGACAGCCCACTGCTGGAGCGCTGTCGCTCTCTGCAGCATCCGGTACGCGGCGACCTGAGCCAGCTGCCGGGGCTGCTGGTGGCCCGCTGCCTGGCCAGCGAGGCGCTGCTGGCCCGCGCCTGGCTCATCGACCTGTGGCGCCTGCTGCGCCCGGCCCTGCTGGGCCGCGAAGCCGTACCGCCGAGGATCTGGAACACATGA
- the urtE gene encoding urea ABC transporter ATP-binding subunit UrtE: protein MLQVQQLHQFYGGSHILRGLSFEARIGEVTCLLGRNGVGKTTLLKCLMGLLPAREGAVHWEGRAITGYKPHQRVQAGIAYVPQGREIFARLTVEENLLMGLSRFGAQEAKAVPAFIYELFPVLLQMKQRRGGDLSGGQQQQLAIGRALASRPRLLILDEPTEGIQPSVIKEIGAVIKQLAARGDMAIVLVEQFYDFAAELADQYLVMSRGEIIQQGRGENMQADGVRGLVTI, encoded by the coding sequence ATGCTACAGGTCCAACAGCTTCATCAGTTTTATGGCGGTAGCCACATCCTCCGGGGCCTGAGCTTCGAGGCCCGGATCGGCGAAGTGACCTGCCTGCTCGGGCGCAACGGCGTGGGCAAGACCACCCTGCTCAAGTGCCTGATGGGCCTGCTGCCGGCCAGGGAGGGCGCGGTCCACTGGGAGGGCCGGGCCATCACCGGCTACAAGCCACACCAACGGGTCCAGGCCGGCATCGCCTACGTGCCCCAGGGGCGGGAGATTTTTGCTCGCCTGACCGTGGAGGAAAACCTGCTGATGGGGCTTTCGCGCTTCGGCGCGCAAGAAGCCAAGGCCGTCCCGGCCTTCATCTACGAGCTGTTCCCGGTGCTGTTGCAGATGAAGCAGCGCCGCGGCGGCGACCTCTCCGGCGGCCAGCAGCAACAGCTGGCCATCGGCCGAGCCCTGGCCAGTCGGCCCCGGCTGCTGATCCTCGATGAGCCCACCGAAGGCATCCAGCCCTCGGTGATCAAGGAGATCGGCGCGGTGATCAAGCAACTCGCGGCCCGGGGCGACATGGCGATTGTGCTGGTGGAGCAGTTCTACGACTTTGCCGCCGAACTGGCCGACCAGTACCTGGTGATGTCCCGGGGGGAAATCATCCAGCAGGGTCGTGGGGAAAATATGCAGGCCGACGGTGTACGCGGCCTGGTTACGATCTAA
- the urtD gene encoding urea ABC transporter ATP-binding protein UrtD: MRVTATADFMLDPILEPNKDQGSSRDAIGLGQAAGKGLNTRHGTLLTLEDISVSFDGFKALNNLNLYIGVGELRCIIGPNGAGKTTLMDVITGKTRPTRGKAWFGETLDLTRMSEVQIAQAGIGRKFQKPTVFEALSVFENLELAQKTDKSVWASLGARLSGEQQDRIAQVLETIRLSPSARRQAGLLSHGQKQFLEIGMLLMQDPQLLLLDEPVAGMTDAETEFTAELFKSLAGRHSLMVVEHDMGFVGSIADHVTVLHQGSVLAEGSLDQVQENERVIEVYLGR, encoded by the coding sequence ATGAGAGTCACGGCCACGGCGGACTTCATGCTCGACCCCATACTCGAACCCAACAAGGACCAGGGCAGCAGCCGCGACGCCATCGGCCTCGGCCAGGCCGCCGGCAAGGGCCTGAACACCCGTCACGGCACCCTCCTGACCCTGGAGGACATCAGCGTCAGCTTCGATGGCTTCAAGGCCCTCAACAACCTCAACCTGTACATCGGCGTTGGCGAGCTGCGCTGCATCATCGGCCCCAACGGCGCGGGCAAGACCACCCTGATGGACGTGATCACCGGCAAGACCCGGCCGACCCGGGGCAAGGCCTGGTTCGGCGAAACCCTGGACCTGACCCGGATGAGCGAAGTGCAGATCGCCCAAGCAGGGATCGGCCGCAAGTTCCAGAAGCCCACGGTGTTCGAGGCCCTGAGCGTGTTCGAAAACCTGGAACTGGCGCAGAAGACCGATAAATCGGTGTGGGCCAGCCTCGGCGCGCGCCTGAGTGGCGAACAGCAGGACCGTATCGCCCAGGTACTGGAGACGATTCGCCTGAGCCCCTCGGCCCGGCGCCAGGCCGGCCTGCTGTCCCACGGCCAGAAGCAGTTCCTGGAGATCGGCATGCTGCTGATGCAGGACCCGCAATTGCTGTTGCTGGACGAGCCGGTGGCGGGCATGACCGATGCCGAAACCGAGTTCACCGCCGAGCTGTTCAAGAGCCTGGCCGGCCGGCACTCGCTGATGGTGGTGGAGCATGACATGGGCTTTGTCGGCTCGATTGCCGACCACGTCACCGTGCTGCATCAGGGCAGCGTGCTGGCCGAAGGATCGCTGGATCAGGTGCAGGAAAACGAGCGAGTGATCGAGGTGTACCTCGGACGATAG
- the urtC gene encoding urea ABC transporter permease subunit UrtC, protein MNQPLLITASQKVGPRVTLGVGALLLLVLLALPLLSLLAADHPLHVSAYTLTLVGKILCYAIVALALDLVWGYAGLLSLGHGLFFALGGYAMGMYLMRQAAGDGLPAFMTFLSWTELPWYWTGTSHFLWALCLVVLAPGLLALVFGFFAFRSRIKGVYFSIMTQALTFAGMLLFFRNETGFGGNNGFTNFRSILGFGITEPGTRAVLFLATVLLLVASLYLGWRLARSKFGRVLTALRDAENRLMFCGYDPRGFKLFVWVLSAVLCGLAGALYVPQVGIINPSEMSPTNSIEAAVWVALGGRGTLIGPLLGAGLVNGMKSWFTVAFPEYWLFFLGALFIVVTLYLPKGVIGLLNKRGAQ, encoded by the coding sequence ATGAACCAACCACTGCTGATTACCGCCAGCCAGAAAGTCGGGCCCAGGGTCACGCTCGGCGTCGGCGCACTGCTGCTCCTGGTGTTGCTGGCGTTGCCACTGTTGTCGCTGCTGGCAGCCGACCACCCGCTGCACGTCTCGGCCTACACCCTGACCCTGGTGGGCAAGATCCTCTGCTACGCCATCGTCGCCCTGGCCCTGGACCTGGTCTGGGGCTACGCCGGGTTGCTATCCCTGGGGCACGGGCTGTTCTTCGCCCTGGGCGGCTACGCCATGGGCATGTACCTGATGCGCCAGGCCGCCGGAGACGGCCTGCCGGCATTCATGACCTTTCTCTCGTGGACCGAGCTGCCCTGGTACTGGACCGGCACCAGCCACTTCCTCTGGGCCCTGTGCCTGGTGGTGTTGGCCCCGGGTCTGCTGGCCCTGGTGTTCGGCTTCTTCGCCTTCCGCTCGCGGATCAAGGGCGTGTACTTCTCGATCATGACCCAGGCCCTGACCTTCGCCGGGATGCTGCTGTTCTTCCGCAACGAGACGGGCTTTGGCGGCAACAACGGTTTCACCAACTTCCGCAGCATCCTGGGCTTCGGCATCACCGAGCCCGGCACCCGGGCGGTGCTGTTCCTGGCCACGGTGCTGTTGCTGGTGGCCAGCCTGTACCTGGGCTGGCGCCTGGCCCGGAGCAAGTTCGGGCGAGTGCTGACCGCCCTGCGCGACGCCGAGAACCGCCTGATGTTCTGCGGCTACGACCCGCGCGGCTTCAAGCTGTTCGTCTGGGTCCTGAGCGCGGTGCTCTGTGGCCTGGCCGGAGCCTTGTACGTACCCCAGGTGGGCATCATCAACCCCAGCGAAATGTCCCCCACCAACTCCATCGAGGCCGCGGTGTGGGTGGCCCTGGGCGGGCGCGGCACGCTGATCGGCCCGCTGCTGGGCGCCGGGCTGGTGAACGGCATGAAGAGCTGGTTCACCGTGGCCTTTCCCGAATACTGGCTGTTCTTCCTCGGCGCCCTGTTCATCGTGGTGACCCTGTACCTGCCCAAGGGCGTGATCGGCCTGCTGAACAAACGAGGTGCACAATGA